One Tenebrio molitor chromosome 2, icTenMoli1.1, whole genome shotgun sequence genomic region harbors:
- the LOC138122745 gene encoding BSD domain-containing protein 1-B-like — MAEQDDNWFGSWLSAAKDKSSKVLEFVKKDLEEFGNVVKNEASSVVSSTGNVIEKTLKLDSPDSTASSMKRSFSSFLGQMNTVLNPSPDDSDTEAILIVEDSETVTLTKLQKAVYELQKNDATYADDPDDKLSKKFECWLEIVDDQLSEDRINKHLKSSIVLRNQYEKLVPETVPHILFWKRYLFKKALLEDDIAHEEAMEKKEKKEKAMTMDTVKWEQEDLAPYIELTEEEQIKLLEEYESEIKNKQTVSKETTKDTPSPQIPDPCDNNSKVPNLEQELKVSQKAINKADSAISLDTTSSNSSTDGDWEKISDVDK, encoded by the exons atgGCAGAACA GGATGATAACTGGTTCGGTAGTTGGCTGAGCGCGGCGAAAGACAAG AGTTCTAAAGTGTTGGAGTTTGTGAAAAAAGATCTGGAAGAGTTCGGTAACGTGGTAAAAAACGAGGCGAGCAGCGTCGTCTCCTCCACAGGGAACGTAATCGAGAAAACTCTCAAG CTGGATTCGCCAGATTCAACTGCCAGTTCCATGAAAAGAAGTTTCAGTTCTTTTCTTG GTCAAATGAACACTGTCCTAAACCCCAGTCCAGACGATTCAGACACCGAAGCCATTTTAATCGTCGAAGATTCCGAAACCGTCACTCTCactaaattacaaaaagcCGTGTACGAGTTGCAAAAGAACGACGCCACCTACGCCGACGACCCCGACGACAAACTGTCCAAAAAATTCGAATGTTGGTTGGAAATCGTAGACGATCAGCTGTCCGAAGACAGGATcaacaaacatttaaaaagttccattgtcCTTAGGAATCAATATGAGAAACTCGTGCCTGAGACTGTGCCACACATTTTATTCTGGAAGAG GTATCTATTTAAAAAAGCTCTACTTGAAGATGATATTGCGCATGAGGAGGCCATGGAGaagaaggaaaaaaaagaaaaggcgATGACAATGGATACTGTGAAGTGGGAGCAAg AAGATCTCGCGCCATACATTGAACTGACAGAAGAAGAGCAGATAAAGTTGTTAGAGGAATACGAGAGCGAgattaaaaacaaacagaCCGTTAGTAAAGAAACAACAAAAGACACGCCGTCTCCACAAATTCCAGATCCTTGTGATAATAATTCTAAAGTTCCGAATTTAGAACAAGAGTTAAAAGTTTCGCAGAAAGCCATTAACAAAGCTGACTCGGCGATCAGTTTAGACACGACTAGTAGTAACAGTAGCACGGATGGTGATTGGGAAAAAATTAGTGATGTTGATAAATAG